In the genome of Andrena cerasifolii isolate SP2316 chromosome 5, iyAndCera1_principal, whole genome shotgun sequence, one region contains:
- the LOC143369038 gene encoding uncharacterized protein LOC143369038 isoform X2 — MVIPGIVILPLLLTHVLSAPSGCIESCGSYVKQYQTQSSGSFQNQGATRLQGLDYSRPGTWSEHNDYDINNGHGKVHEEQGQVVDGSKTVRYYKKNYTSSYSTGYSNGEGLSEIENQNSNYGRGSHVPSTEDAFNSQRTYNQVGNSESIAQHKYNRIQNQQQTQSSIQRTNAQSERLEDFGEYSGNSQVVQGASDLNTQTSQEPHHANGQSGNWSKVDSYNTDGGRGRVFEEEGQYLSGPKKVRYYKRNYTSTYSSTGGIPIPEIDRTGVSDIHNKIENLHREVGKEFNQISTTGNVASTNLAQTNINRYGLASDNTHNINSNTYRSRVNHESSLSSSQHNEEQHFADTSTERLPYRNPFPNSYGTSNFRTYTRHEGRIINHQPTEQLINPSSGYTNVLNSGRSGYNSNMYNAGTLQEQSEHLDRLRSSLVQNQMSDDNLWRNRYNQNSAMHSNTPGRVAHYKEHWSSSQTKESSVPEYSRDISQHNEQSAQYNNEQYEHQHRSHQALQDQDRHMYQSRGDSFNSAHQTNLGKLMTGALNLGQGEDTVDCAHETTEHVHSRSQYQRKYKRSIKHAESSEMQHPTGIHDLPQQSHQPWMPDTDNQHSEDLTQQTGEFDDLTQQTSENLQFGQLSQHSNQPWKPGTGNQHTQDLTQQTSEFDDLTQQTSGKLEFGQDSQQPHQPWRHGTGNQQSEDLDQQTGEFDDLTQQTSGKLEFGQDSQQPHQPWRPHTGNQHSDDLTQQTGEFDDLTQQTSGNLQFGQLSPHSNQPRRPGTGNQHTQDLTQQTGEFDDLTQQTSGKLEFGQDSQQPHQPWRPHTGNQHSDDLTQQTGEFDDLTQQTSGNLQFGQLSPHSNQPRRPGTGNQHTQDLTQQTGEFDDLTQQTSGNLQFGQLSPHSNQPRRPGTGNQHTQDLTQQTGEFDDLTQQTSGNLQFGQLSPHSNQPQRPGTGNQHTQDLTQQTGEFDDLTQQTSGNLQFGQLSPHSNQPRRPGTGNQYTQDLTQQTGEFDDLTQQTSGKLEFGQDSQQPHQPWRHGTGNQQSEDLDQQTGEFDDLTQQTSGKLEFGQDSQQPHQPWRPHTGNQHSDDLTQQTGEFDDLSQQTAGKLEFGQFSQQDNKDLSMEPHGATMHLPKPAGKPKPRSRYSRIGSMNNLQTENQNMHNTISQQTLYPNSRDISVQDIHEIPPIIVPASDAENIRSQNIRGDQGAANPKDNSAPNNGNQPSESNGFNIVGGDGDQVNLLHKSNDATVGVQWHYTYHPSDERPFVQQPDQDDIEDMQQQSSHSNLSDFEQNLDQQETQDKYQQWNNQDTEASRLDQQSQKYGSEWESRQQTLGQPEDQQKAVRSSETKHKLEPRILEAYGGGPYDAHHDDDIYNGVTINPGATLPPVNSADAWDIREKPREITATDEVTPPPMPVEPLANDTDEVAPPLSFWSRIGSKITTTFDKAKEKAKHIFGKK; from the exons ATGGTGATACCAGGAATTGTTATTTTACCCTTATTACTAACGCATGTATTATCTGCACCAAGTGGATGCATAGAATCCTGCGGTTCTTATGTTAAACAATATCAAACTCAATCATCTGGCAGCTTTCAAAATCAGGGTGCAACACGTTTGCAAGGTCTCGACTATTCTAGACCTGGCACATGGTCCGAACATAACGATTATGATATAAACAATGGCCATGGGAAAGTACACGAAGAACAGGGTCAGGTTGTCGATGGCTCTAAAACAGTAAGGTactataagaaaaattatacaTCATCTTACAGTACAGGATACTCGAATGGCGAAGGACTGTCCGAGATTGAAAATCAAAATAGTAATTATGGACGCGGCTCGCACGTACCTAGTACAGAAGACGCTTTCAATTCTCAAAGGACATATAATCAAGTAGGTAATTCTGAGTCAATTGCACAACATAAATATAACAGAATACAGAACCAACAACAGACACAGTCATCGATTCAAAGAACTAATGCTCAAAGTGAGAGACTTGAAGATTTTGGAGAATATAGTGGAAATTCACAAGTTGTACAAGGTGCATCTGATTTAAACACTCAAACGTCGCAAGAACCTCATCATGCTAATGGACAATCTGGAAACTGGAGTAAAGTAGATTCGTACAACACTGACGGGGGACGTGGACGTGTGTTCGAAGAGGAGGGTCAATATCTATCAGGACCTAAAAAGGTCCGATATTACAAACGGAATTACACTTCCACTTATAGCTCAACCGGTGGAATTCCCATACCAGAAATCGATAGGACTGGAGTGTCGGACATacacaataaaattgaaaatctcCATAGAGAAGTAGGGAAAGAATTTAACCAAATATCTACTACAGGAAACGTGGCATCTACTAACCTTGCACAAACAAATATTAATAGATATGGTTTGGCTAGTGATAATACTCACAATATAAACAGCAATACTTATAGGAGCCGAGTGAACCATGAAAGCAGTTTATCGTCATCGCAACATAACGAAGAACAACACTTTGCAGATACTTCAACTGAACGTTTACCTTACAGGAATCCTTTTCCGAACAGTTACGGTACAAGTAACTTCAGAACATACACAAGACACGAGGGACGAATAATAAACCATCAACCAACTGAACAACTTATAAATCCTAGTTCAGGATACACTAATGTACTGAATAGTGGAAGAAGTGGTTACAACAGTAATATGTATAATGCAGGGACCCTTCAGGAGCAGTCAGAGCATTTAGATAGACTTCGATCAAGCCTTGTTCAAAACCAAATGAGTGATGACAATTTGTGGAGAAATAGATATAATCAAAACAGTGCCATGCATTCAAACACACCAGGGCGAGTTGCACATTATAAAGAACACTGGAGTTCTAGTCAAACAAAAGAATCATCCGTACCTGAGTattctcgagatatttcacAACATAATGAGCAGAGTGCACAATACAATAATGAACAATATGAGCACCAACACCGTTCCCACCAAGCTCTACAAGATCAAGACAGACACATGTACCAATCGAGAGGAGACAGTTTTAACTCTGCGCACCAAACAAATTTAGGTAAATTAATGACTGGAGCACTCAATTTAGGTCAAGGGGAAGATACTGTTGATTGCGCTCATGAAACCACTGAACACGTGCATAGCAGATCTCAATATCAAAGAAAATATAAGCGCAGCATAAAGCATGCTGAATCGAGTGAAATGCAACATCCAACTGGCATTCATGATCTTCCACAACAATCTCATCAACCTTGGATGCCAGATACAGACAACCAGCATTCAGAAGATCTAACGCAGCAAACTGGTGaatttgatgaccttactcaaCAAACATCAGAGAACCTTCAGTTTGGGCAGCTATCACAGCACTCTAATCAACCTTGGAAACCTGGTACAGGAAACCAGCACACTCAAGATTTGACACAACAAACTAGTGAATTTGATGATCTCACCCAACAAACATCAGGGAAGCTTGAGTTTGGGCAGGACTCACAGCAACCTCATCAACCTTGGAGACATGGTACAGGCAACCAGCAATCAGAAGATCTGGACCAGCAAACAGGTGAATTTGATGATCTCACCCAACAAACATCAGGGAAGCTTGAGTTTGGGCAGGATTCACAGCAACCTCATCAACCTTGGAGGCCTCATACAGGAAACCAGCACTCCGACGATCTGACCCAGCAAACAGGTGaatttgatgaccttactcaaCAAACATCGGGGAACCTTCAGTTTGGGCAACTATCACCTCACTCTAATCAACCTCGGAGACCTGGTACAGGAAACCAGCACACTCAAGATCTGACACAGCAAACTGGGGAATTTGATGACCTCACCCAACAAACATCAGGGAAGCTTGAGTTTGGGCAGGACTCACAGCAAC CTCATCAACCTTGGAGGCCTCATACAGGAAACCAGCACTCCGACGATCTGACCCAGCAAACAGGTGaatttgatgaccttactcaaCAAACATCGGGGAACCTTCAGTTTGGGCAACTATCACCTCACTCTAATCAACCTCGGAGACCTGGTACAGGAAACCAGCACACTCAAGATCTGACACAGCAAACTGGGGAATTTGATGACCTCACTCAACAAACATCAGGGAACCTTCAGTTTGGGCAGCTATCACCCCACTCTAATCAACCTCGGAGACCTGGTACAGGAAACCAGCACACTCAAGATCTGACACAGCAAACTGGGGAATTTGATGACCTCACTCAACAAACATCAGGGAACCTTCAGTTTGGGCAACTATCACCTCACTCTAATCAACCTCAGAGACCTGGTACAGGAAACCAGCACACTCAAGATCTGACACAACAAACTGGGGAATTTGATGACCTCACTCAACAAACATCAGGGAACCTTCAGTTTGGGCAGCTATCACCGCACTCTAATCAACCTCGGAGACCTGGTACAGGAAACCAGTACACTCAAGATCTGACACAACAAACTGGGGAATTTGATGATCTCACCCAACAAACATCAGGGAAGCTTGAGTTTGGGCAGGACTCACAGCAACCTCATCAACCTTGGAGACATGGTACAGGCAACCAGCAATCAGAAGATCTGGACCAGCAAACAGGTGAATTTGATGATCTCACCCAACAAACATCAGGGAAGCTTGAGTTTGGGCAGGATTCACAGCAACCTCATCAACCTTGGAGGCCTCATACAGGAAACCAGCACTCCGACGATCTGACCCAGCAAACAGGTGAATTTGATGACCTTAGTCAACAAACAGCAGGGAAACTTGAGTTTGGGCAGTTCAGTCAACAAGACAATAAAGATTTATCTATGGAACCACATGGAGCTACCATGCATTTACCTAAACCTGCGGGGAAACCAAAACCAAGGTCTAGGTATTCAAGGATTGGATCAATGAACAATTTACAGACAGAAAATCAGAATATGCACAATACTATCAGTCAGCAAACATTGTATCCTAACAGTAGAGACATATCTGTACAGGATATCCATGAGATACCTCCAATAATTGTACCAGCATCTGATGCAGAGAATATTAGGAGTCAAAATATCAGAGGAGATCAAGGTGCAGCTAATCCCAAGGATAATAGTGCTCCCAATAATGGAAATCAACCATCTGAGAGTAACGGGTTTAACATTGTTGGAGGAGATGGGGATCAAGTAAACTTGTTACACAAGTCCAATGATGCAACAGTAGGCGTTCAATGGCATTATACGTATCACCCCAGTGATGAAAGACCGTTTGTACAACAACCAGATCAAGACGATATAGAAGATATGCAACAACAATCAAGTCACTCAAACCTCTCTGATTTCGAACAAAATTTGGATCAGCAAGAAACACAAGATAAATATCAACAGTGGAATAATCAAGACACTGAAGCATCAAGATTAGATCAGCAATCTCAAAAGTATGGATCTGAATGGGAATCTAGACAGCAAACACTTGGTCAACCTGAAGATCAACAGAAAGCTGTTCGAAGCAGTGAAACCAAACACAAGTTGGAACCAAGAATTTTAGAAGCCTATGGAGGTGGACCATACGATGCGCATCATGACGATGACATATATAACGGAGTGACAATAAATCCCGGCGCTACGCTGCCCCCAGTTAACAGTGCTGATGCATGGGACATTCGAGAGAAACCACGAGAAATCACAGCAACCGATGAGGTAACACCTCCGCCAATGCCTGTGGAACCTTTGGCAAATGACACTGACGAGGTAGCACCACCTCTATCGTTCTGGTCAAGAATTGGTAGTAAAATAACGACGACTTTTGATAAAGCTAAAGAAAAGGCTAAACATAtctttggaaaaaaataa
- the LOC143369038 gene encoding uncharacterized protein LOC143369038 isoform X8: protein MVIPGIVILPLLLTHVLSAPSGCIESCGSYVKQYQTQSSGSFQNQGATRLQGLDYSRPGTWSEHNDYDINNGHGKVHEEQGQVVDGSKTVRYYKKNYTSSYSTGYSNGEGLSEIENQNSNYGRGSHVPSTEDAFNSQRTYNQVGNSESIAQHKYNRIQNQQQTQSSIQRTNAQSERLEDFGEYSGNSQVVQGASDLNTQTSQEPHHANGQSGNWSKVDSYNTDGGRGRVFEEEGQYLSGPKKVRYYKRNYTSTYSSTGGIPIPEIDRTGVSDIHNKIENLHREVGKEFNQISTTGNVASTNLAQTNINRYGLASDNTHNINSNTYRSRVNHESSLSSSQHNEEQHFADTSTERLPYRNPFPNSYGTSNFRTYTRHEGRIINHQPTEQLINPSSGYTNVLNSGRSGYNSNMYNAGTLQEQSEHLDRLRSSLVQNQMSDDNLWRNRYNQNSAMHSNTPGRVAHYKEHWSSSQTKESSVPEYSRDISQHNEQSAQYNNEQYEHQHRSHQALQDQDRHMYQSRGDSFNSAHQTNLGKLMTGALNLGQGEDTVDCAHETTEHVHSRSQYQRKYKRSIKHAESSEMQHPTGIHDLTQQTSGKLEFGQDSQQPHQPWRPHTGNQHSDDLTQQTGEFDDLTQQTSGNLQFGQLSPHSNQPRRPGTGNQHTQDLTQQTGEFDDLTQQTSGNLQFGQLSPHSNQPRRPGTGNQHTQDLTQQTGEFDDLTQQTSGNLQFGQLSPHSNQPQRPGTGNQHTQDLTQQTGEFDDLTQQTSGNLQFGQLSPHSNQPRRPGTGNQYTQDLTQQTGEFDDLTQQTSGKLEFGQDSQQPHQPWRHGTGNQQSEDLDQQTGEFDDLTQQTSGKLEFGQDSQQPHQPWRPHTGNQHSDDLTQQTGEFDDLSQQTAGKLEFGQFSQQDNKDLSMEPHGATMHLPKPAGKPKPRSRYSRIGSMNNLQTENQNMHNTISQQTLYPNSRDISVQDIHEIPPIIVPASDAENIRSQNIRGDQGAANPKDNSAPNNGNQPSESNGFNIVGGDGDQVNLLHKSNDATVGVQWHYTYHPSDERPFVQQPDQDDIEDMQQQSSHSNLSDFEQNLDQQETQDKYQQWNNQDTEASRLDQQSQKYGSEWESRQQTLGQPEDQQKAVRSSETKHKLEPRILEAYGGGPYDAHHDDDIYNGVTINPGATLPPVNSADAWDIREKPREITATDEVTPPPMPVEPLANDTDEVAPPLSFWSRIGSKITTTFDKAKEKAKHIFGKK, encoded by the exons ATGGTGATACCAGGAATTGTTATTTTACCCTTATTACTAACGCATGTATTATCTGCACCAAGTGGATGCATAGAATCCTGCGGTTCTTATGTTAAACAATATCAAACTCAATCATCTGGCAGCTTTCAAAATCAGGGTGCAACACGTTTGCAAGGTCTCGACTATTCTAGACCTGGCACATGGTCCGAACATAACGATTATGATATAAACAATGGCCATGGGAAAGTACACGAAGAACAGGGTCAGGTTGTCGATGGCTCTAAAACAGTAAGGTactataagaaaaattatacaTCATCTTACAGTACAGGATACTCGAATGGCGAAGGACTGTCCGAGATTGAAAATCAAAATAGTAATTATGGACGCGGCTCGCACGTACCTAGTACAGAAGACGCTTTCAATTCTCAAAGGACATATAATCAAGTAGGTAATTCTGAGTCAATTGCACAACATAAATATAACAGAATACAGAACCAACAACAGACACAGTCATCGATTCAAAGAACTAATGCTCAAAGTGAGAGACTTGAAGATTTTGGAGAATATAGTGGAAATTCACAAGTTGTACAAGGTGCATCTGATTTAAACACTCAAACGTCGCAAGAACCTCATCATGCTAATGGACAATCTGGAAACTGGAGTAAAGTAGATTCGTACAACACTGACGGGGGACGTGGACGTGTGTTCGAAGAGGAGGGTCAATATCTATCAGGACCTAAAAAGGTCCGATATTACAAACGGAATTACACTTCCACTTATAGCTCAACCGGTGGAATTCCCATACCAGAAATCGATAGGACTGGAGTGTCGGACATacacaataaaattgaaaatctcCATAGAGAAGTAGGGAAAGAATTTAACCAAATATCTACTACAGGAAACGTGGCATCTACTAACCTTGCACAAACAAATATTAATAGATATGGTTTGGCTAGTGATAATACTCACAATATAAACAGCAATACTTATAGGAGCCGAGTGAACCATGAAAGCAGTTTATCGTCATCGCAACATAACGAAGAACAACACTTTGCAGATACTTCAACTGAACGTTTACCTTACAGGAATCCTTTTCCGAACAGTTACGGTACAAGTAACTTCAGAACATACACAAGACACGAGGGACGAATAATAAACCATCAACCAACTGAACAACTTATAAATCCTAGTTCAGGATACACTAATGTACTGAATAGTGGAAGAAGTGGTTACAACAGTAATATGTATAATGCAGGGACCCTTCAGGAGCAGTCAGAGCATTTAGATAGACTTCGATCAAGCCTTGTTCAAAACCAAATGAGTGATGACAATTTGTGGAGAAATAGATATAATCAAAACAGTGCCATGCATTCAAACACACCAGGGCGAGTTGCACATTATAAAGAACACTGGAGTTCTAGTCAAACAAAAGAATCATCCGTACCTGAGTattctcgagatatttcacAACATAATGAGCAGAGTGCACAATACAATAATGAACAATATGAGCACCAACACCGTTCCCACCAAGCTCTACAAGATCAAGACAGACACATGTACCAATCGAGAGGAGACAGTTTTAACTCTGCGCACCAAACAAATTTAGGTAAATTAATGACTGGAGCACTCAATTTAGGTCAAGGGGAAGATACTGTTGATTGCGCTCATGAAACCACTGAACACGTGCATAGCAGATCTCAATATCAAAGAAAATATAAGCGCAGCATAAAGCATGCTGAATCGAGTGAAATGCAACATCCAACTGGCATTCATGAT CTCACCCAACAAACATCAGGGAAGCTTGAGTTTGGGCAGGACTCACAGCAAC CTCATCAACCTTGGAGGCCTCATACAGGAAACCAGCACTCCGACGATCTGACCCAGCAAACAGGTGaatttgatgaccttactcaaCAAACATCGGGGAACCTTCAGTTTGGGCAACTATCACCTCACTCTAATCAACCTCGGAGACCTGGTACAGGAAACCAGCACACTCAAGATCTGACACAGCAAACTGGGGAATTTGATGACCTCACTCAACAAACATCAGGGAACCTTCAGTTTGGGCAGCTATCACCCCACTCTAATCAACCTCGGAGACCTGGTACAGGAAACCAGCACACTCAAGATCTGACACAGCAAACTGGGGAATTTGATGACCTCACTCAACAAACATCAGGGAACCTTCAGTTTGGGCAACTATCACCTCACTCTAATCAACCTCAGAGACCTGGTACAGGAAACCAGCACACTCAAGATCTGACACAACAAACTGGGGAATTTGATGACCTCACTCAACAAACATCAGGGAACCTTCAGTTTGGGCAGCTATCACCGCACTCTAATCAACCTCGGAGACCTGGTACAGGAAACCAGTACACTCAAGATCTGACACAACAAACTGGGGAATTTGATGATCTCACCCAACAAACATCAGGGAAGCTTGAGTTTGGGCAGGACTCACAGCAACCTCATCAACCTTGGAGACATGGTACAGGCAACCAGCAATCAGAAGATCTGGACCAGCAAACAGGTGAATTTGATGATCTCACCCAACAAACATCAGGGAAGCTTGAGTTTGGGCAGGATTCACAGCAACCTCATCAACCTTGGAGGCCTCATACAGGAAACCAGCACTCCGACGATCTGACCCAGCAAACAGGTGAATTTGATGACCTTAGTCAACAAACAGCAGGGAAACTTGAGTTTGGGCAGTTCAGTCAACAAGACAATAAAGATTTATCTATGGAACCACATGGAGCTACCATGCATTTACCTAAACCTGCGGGGAAACCAAAACCAAGGTCTAGGTATTCAAGGATTGGATCAATGAACAATTTACAGACAGAAAATCAGAATATGCACAATACTATCAGTCAGCAAACATTGTATCCTAACAGTAGAGACATATCTGTACAGGATATCCATGAGATACCTCCAATAATTGTACCAGCATCTGATGCAGAGAATATTAGGAGTCAAAATATCAGAGGAGATCAAGGTGCAGCTAATCCCAAGGATAATAGTGCTCCCAATAATGGAAATCAACCATCTGAGAGTAACGGGTTTAACATTGTTGGAGGAGATGGGGATCAAGTAAACTTGTTACACAAGTCCAATGATGCAACAGTAGGCGTTCAATGGCATTATACGTATCACCCCAGTGATGAAAGACCGTTTGTACAACAACCAGATCAAGACGATATAGAAGATATGCAACAACAATCAAGTCACTCAAACCTCTCTGATTTCGAACAAAATTTGGATCAGCAAGAAACACAAGATAAATATCAACAGTGGAATAATCAAGACACTGAAGCATCAAGATTAGATCAGCAATCTCAAAAGTATGGATCTGAATGGGAATCTAGACAGCAAACACTTGGTCAACCTGAAGATCAACAGAAAGCTGTTCGAAGCAGTGAAACCAAACACAAGTTGGAACCAAGAATTTTAGAAGCCTATGGAGGTGGACCATACGATGCGCATCATGACGATGACATATATAACGGAGTGACAATAAATCCCGGCGCTACGCTGCCCCCAGTTAACAGTGCTGATGCATGGGACATTCGAGAGAAACCACGAGAAATCACAGCAACCGATGAGGTAACACCTCCGCCAATGCCTGTGGAACCTTTGGCAAATGACACTGACGAGGTAGCACCACCTCTATCGTTCTGGTCAAGAATTGGTAGTAAAATAACGACGACTTTTGATAAAGCTAAAGAAAAGGCTAAACATAtctttggaaaaaaataa